In a genomic window of Sarcophilus harrisii chromosome 4, mSarHar1.11, whole genome shotgun sequence:
- the HTR1B gene encoding 5-hydroxytryptamine receptor 1B: protein MEQPSHQCSPPASGSLTSPPIDNQSTFPNPNCSSPDLEPYQDSIALPWKVLLATLLALITLATTLSNAFVIITVSRTRKLHTPANYLIASLAVTDLLVSILVMPISTMYTVTGRWTLGQVVCDFWLSSDITCCTASILHLCVIALDRYWAITDAVEYSAKRTPKRAASMIVMVWVFSVSISLPPLFWRQAKAEEVADCSVNTDHILYTVYSTVGAFYFPTLLLIALYGRIYVEARSRILKQTPSRTGKRLTRAQLITDSPGSSSSATSINSRVPEGSSESGSPVYVNQVKVKVSDALLEKKKLMAARERKATKTLGIILGAFIVCWLPFFIISLALPICDDACWFHLAIFDFFTWLGYLNSLINPIIYTMSNEDFKQAFHKLLRFRRTS, encoded by the coding sequence ATGGAACAGCCTAGCCATCAGTGCTCCCCGCCGGCCTCCGGCTCCCTGACCTCCCCACCTATTGATAATCAATCTACCTTCCCGAATCCTAACTGCAGTTCTCCAGATCTGGAGCCATATCAGGACTCGATTGCACTCCCTTGGAAGGTGCTCCTGGCCACGTTACTTGCACTCATCACCTTGGCCACCACCCTCTCCAATGCTTTTGTGATCATCACCGTCTCCCGGACTCGGAAGCTGCACACTCCTGCCAACTACCTGATCGCTTCCCTGGCAGTGACTGACTTGCTTGTATCTATCCTGGTGATGCCCATCAGCACTATGTACACGGTCACCGGTAGGTGGACGCTGGGCCAGGTTGTCTGCGATTTCTGGCTGTCCTCGGACATTACCTGTTGCACAGCTTCTATCCTGCATCTCTGTGTCATTGCTCTGGACCGCTACTGGGCCATTACAGACGCCGTGGAGTATTCGGCTAAAAGAACTCCCAAGCGAGCAGCGAGCATGATTGTCATGGTATGGGTCTTCTCCGTGTCCATATCCTTGCCTCCGCTCTTCTGGCGCCAGGCCAAGGCTGAGGAGGTGGCGGATTGCTCAGTGAACACAGACCATATCCTCTACACTGTCTACTCTACTGTAGGCGCCTTCTACTTTCCCACTCTGCTACTAATTGCCCTCTATGGCCGCATCTACGTGGAAGCTCGTTCTCGGATTTTGAAACAGACACCCAGCAGAACTGGCAAACGTCTGACTCGTGCCCAATTGATCACCGATTCCCCGGGGTCCTCTTCCTCTGCCACCTCCATTAATTCTCGAGTCCCCGAAGGATCCAGTGAATCGGGGTCCCCAGTGTACGTGAACCAAGTCAAGGTAAAGGTCTCTGATGCCCTCCTGGAAAAGAAGAAGCTCATGGCCGCTAGGGAGCGAAAAGCCACCAAAACGCTTGGGATTATTTTAGGAGCCTTCATAGTCTGTTGGCTGCCTTTCTTTATCATCTCCCTGGCATTGCCTATCTGCGATGACGCCTGCTGGTTCCACCTGGCCATCTTTGACTTCTTTACTTGGCTAGGCTATCTCAACTCCCTAATTAACCCCATCATCTATACCATGTCCAATGAGGACTTCAAACAAGCTTTTCATAAACTGTTACGGTTCAGGCGCACTAGCTGA